Proteins from a single region of Segatella copri:
- a CDS encoding fimbrillin family protein, which produces MKTKTYLFALMAMALTLGSCSDNENGIGGETSKYITVSTSIGNMTRVATDANGGQTFEEGDEISVYAWTGDATVAPETRERVVNNAINKLTNGSWVSTPQMLWKNNRDKHYFIGVYPTAAISDLSAGEYTFDVNKQTESDLLVAVNKDGLSYNVDEQQTVPLTFTHVMAKLVVNLTYKNQWGTEGPTVDKVVVGDAVKSATVNYLTKVVTPSAVAEDKADFDMPVLTANKQYASIIIPQDGVQKISITIGGKDFIYDNGTPFKFESGKITTINLEVGRDVIKLGDVNISGWGSTGDPIKGEAHE; this is translated from the coding sequence ATGAAAACAAAGACTTATCTCTTTGCTCTGATGGCAATGGCTTTGACATTAGGCAGTTGTTCAGACAACGAGAACGGTATCGGAGGCGAGACCTCCAAGTACATCACCGTTTCTACCAGTATCGGTAATATGACCCGTGTTGCCACAGATGCGAATGGCGGTCAAACCTTTGAGGAGGGTGATGAAATCAGTGTGTATGCCTGGACTGGCGATGCAACTGTTGCTCCAGAGACACGCGAGCGTGTGGTGAATAACGCCATCAATAAGCTGACAAACGGCTCATGGGTATCCACTCCACAGATGCTTTGGAAGAACAACCGAGACAAGCATTATTTCATCGGTGTGTATCCAACTGCAGCAATATCCGACCTTTCTGCTGGAGAATATACATTCGATGTGAATAAGCAAACGGAAAGCGATCTCTTGGTGGCAGTCAACAAAGATGGCTTATCCTATAATGTCGATGAACAGCAGACTGTACCTCTTACCTTTACCCATGTAATGGCAAAACTTGTGGTGAACCTCACCTATAAGAACCAGTGGGGAACAGAGGGACCTACCGTAGATAAGGTAGTTGTAGGCGATGCCGTAAAAAGTGCAACCGTCAATTATCTGACCAAGGTTGTCACCCCATCTGCTGTAGCAGAAGATAAAGCTGACTTCGACATGCCGGTTTTAACTGCCAACAAGCAATATGCTTCCATCATCATCCCGCAGGATGGTGTTCAGAAGATTAGCATCACCATTGGCGGCAAGGACTTCATCTACGACAACGGCACACCTTTCAAGTTTGAGAGTGGCAAGATTACCACCATCAACCTAGAGGTAGGACGTGACGTCATAAAACTTGGCGATGTAAACATCTCTGGCTGGGGTTCTACAGGCGACCCTATCAAGGGCGAGGCTCACGAGTAA
- a CDS encoding GNAT family N-acetyltransferase: MKIQIEQATPDKASHIASLIMEAMNVQCCQNFAGPQHTLVDFHRMMTKLVEMEDSQYSYKNTLVAMSTDGILVGILVAYDGADVKRLRKRFIEAAIVAFGIDYSAMELETEEGEFYLDSLAVSNQYRGKGIASKLLDAAISRARELGLPAVGLLCDKGNPKAERLYTKVGFQYVNDTTWGGHAMKHLQYKL; encoded by the coding sequence ATGAAAATTCAAATAGAACAGGCTACGCCAGACAAGGCTTCGCATATTGCATCGCTTATCATGGAGGCGATGAATGTGCAGTGTTGCCAAAATTTTGCTGGTCCTCAGCATACATTGGTTGATTTTCACCGTATGATGACTAAACTTGTAGAGATGGAGGACAGTCAGTATAGTTATAAGAATACATTGGTTGCTATGTCTACTGATGGCATTCTTGTTGGCATCTTGGTTGCATACGATGGTGCTGACGTCAAAAGATTACGTAAGCGCTTTATTGAGGCTGCAATCGTGGCTTTTGGAATAGACTATTCGGCTATGGAGCTTGAAACAGAGGAAGGTGAGTTCTATTTGGATAGTTTGGCTGTTTCTAATCAATACCGTGGAAAAGGTATTGCATCTAAACTGTTGGATGCTGCTATCTCTCGCGCAAGAGAATTAGGACTTCCTGCTGTAGGTTTGCTTTGTGATAAAGGCAATCCGAAAGCGGAGCGTCTCTATACGAAGGTTGGTTTCCAATATGTCAATGATACCACTTGGGGTGGTCATGCAATGAAACATCTTCAGTATAAATTGTAA
- a CDS encoding alanine/glycine:cation symporter family protein — MDAINDFFTAFSSFLWGWPMIILLLGTHIFLTIRLRFPQRKIFKAIKLSVKKDKNATGDVSQFGALATALAATIGTGNIIGVATAIALGGPGAVLWCWLTGVFGISTKYAEGLLAVKYRVKTKRGTMLGGPMYALEKGLGWKWLAVLFALFAALASFGIGSTVQANAISTLVENQYGISPYITGAIVTALGAAVILGGVNSISKVCGMLVPFMAVFYVLGCIYILCVNHAYLLPAIHVILDSAFTTKAAGGGFAGSTMMVAARYGIARGLFSNESGLGSAPIVAAAAQTRNPVRQALVSSTGTFWDTVIICALTGLVITSSIIAYPDIDYHNGAALTKAAFSKIPYIGAPILTIGLATFAFSTTLGWSYYGERCVEYLKGKKWMLCFRIVYIATIFLGSVISLGLVWNIADCMNALMAIPNLISLLCLSGIIVHETRKYLWRDQLDKDMDEKEIEELE, encoded by the coding sequence ATGGATGCAATAAACGATTTTTTCACCGCATTTAGTTCATTCCTGTGGGGATGGCCTATGATTATCCTGCTGTTGGGAACCCACATCTTTCTGACCATCCGCTTGCGCTTTCCACAACGCAAGATTTTCAAGGCAATCAAACTATCTGTAAAGAAAGACAAGAATGCCACAGGAGATGTTTCACAGTTCGGAGCACTGGCAACAGCACTGGCAGCCACAATTGGTACCGGTAACATCATCGGTGTGGCTACAGCTATCGCTCTTGGCGGACCAGGAGCCGTACTCTGGTGCTGGTTAACTGGTGTCTTTGGCATTTCTACCAAATATGCCGAAGGATTACTCGCCGTAAAATATCGCGTAAAAACCAAACGAGGCACTATGTTGGGTGGACCTATGTATGCCCTGGAAAAAGGATTGGGCTGGAAATGGCTTGCAGTCCTGTTTGCCCTCTTTGCCGCATTGGCATCATTCGGAATCGGTAGCACGGTACAGGCAAATGCCATCTCAACCCTGGTAGAAAACCAATACGGCATTTCTCCTTACATTACAGGTGCCATCGTTACAGCGTTAGGAGCTGCAGTGATTCTTGGAGGCGTGAACAGTATCTCCAAAGTTTGTGGCATGCTGGTACCTTTCATGGCAGTCTTTTATGTATTAGGCTGCATCTACATTCTCTGTGTAAATCATGCTTATTTATTGCCTGCCATCCACGTAATCTTAGACTCTGCATTCACAACAAAGGCTGCAGGTGGCGGCTTCGCTGGAAGTACCATGATGGTTGCAGCCCGCTATGGTATAGCCCGCGGATTGTTCTCTAACGAAAGTGGTCTGGGTTCGGCACCCATCGTTGCTGCAGCAGCCCAAACCCGTAACCCTGTGCGTCAGGCATTGGTTTCATCTACCGGTACCTTTTGGGATACGGTCATCATCTGTGCCCTTACAGGTCTCGTCATCACCTCAAGTATCATAGCATACCCAGACATTGACTACCATAACGGAGCAGCACTCACCAAGGCTGCCTTCAGTAAGATTCCATATATCGGAGCTCCGATATTGACCATCGGACTGGCAACATTTGCATTCAGTACGACATTGGGATGGAGTTATTATGGAGAACGGTGTGTAGAATATCTGAAAGGCAAAAAGTGGATGCTCTGTTTCCGCATAGTCTATATTGCTACTATCTTCCTGGGTAGTGTCATCAGTCTGGGACTGGTTTGGAACATTGCCGACTGCATGAATGCTTTAATGGCCATACCAAACCTTATCTCCTTGCTCTGCCTGAGTGGTATCATAGTGCATGAAACCAGAAAGTATCTGTGGAGAGACCAGTTAGATAAAGACATGGACGAAAAAGAAATAGAGGAATTAGAATAA
- a CDS encoding fimbrillin family protein: protein MKAIKILTMAALATAVFASCSNDEDLAQNNYPMDNVVRIMTSVDGMNTRASYGNSTDKLKSFGFCIKNANSEKYTYDNIKVSQEGSNWIPATQMFWQNSTTAVDILAYAPYQETTEDANGKVKVFGKPDYAFSVKADQSDAEDYSSDLIVYKQTGFTPGSELNTSKAVDVTFTHLLSQLNLTIELRDQFNQDEEKPVTSATVTDVKVDGTFIRSKVNFAADPISVQFDDMASKAITPETVAFTKADKTTDHATFKYSAIVIPQWIRAGVFCISFKVNGNDYIWTSTSDVNFVSGKKHDLLLLVGKDVVQGGAITAKPWGEETITEKETD from the coding sequence ATGAAAGCAATTAAAATATTAACAATGGCAGCTTTGGCAACGGCAGTTTTTGCCAGCTGCTCCAACGATGAGGATTTGGCACAGAACAATTATCCAATGGATAATGTGGTTAGAATCATGACAAGTGTAGATGGCATGAATACCCGTGCCTCTTACGGAAACAGTACGGACAAGCTTAAATCGTTCGGCTTCTGCATCAAAAATGCTAATAGCGAAAAATATACCTATGATAATATCAAGGTATCACAGGAAGGCAGCAATTGGATTCCGGCTACCCAGATGTTTTGGCAGAATTCAACTACCGCTGTTGATATTCTGGCTTATGCGCCATATCAGGAGACTACCGAAGATGCAAATGGCAAAGTTAAAGTCTTCGGAAAGCCAGATTATGCCTTTTCTGTAAAGGCAGACCAAAGCGATGCTGAAGACTATTCATCCGACCTTATTGTATATAAGCAAACAGGATTCACGCCTGGTTCGGAATTGAATACCAGCAAAGCGGTTGATGTCACATTCACTCATCTCCTCAGTCAGCTGAATCTCACTATCGAGTTGAGAGACCAGTTTAATCAGGATGAAGAAAAGCCTGTTACGTCAGCAACCGTAACTGATGTCAAGGTGGATGGCACCTTTATCCGCAGTAAGGTGAATTTTGCAGCAGACCCTATAAGTGTTCAATTTGACGACATGGCATCAAAAGCCATTACTCCTGAAACTGTAGCATTCACGAAGGCTGATAAAACAACCGACCATGCCACCTTCAAATATTCTGCCATTGTGATTCCACAGTGGATTAGGGCAGGAGTATTCTGTATCTCGTTTAAGGTGAATGGCAATGATTACATCTGGACATCCACCAGCGATGTGAATTTTGTATCTGGTAAGAAACATGACCTGCTTCTGTTAGTTGGTAAGGATGTAGTGCAAGGGGGCGCCATAACAGCGAAGCCTTGGGGAGAAGAAACCATTACCGAAAAAGAGACTGATTAA
- a CDS encoding FimB/Mfa2 family fimbrial subunit, whose protein sequence is MKAKRRFNIWLWVLLCVPCLLASCDHDVHDGEDEGGLSVSLTWADESGQGTEVKDVKLWIFNADDGSLVEEKHDGSTKEVASQRFAFPVGHYQILAATNLIEPFFIGEATRATLNMNQLMFGLSNPSASPDHAYYGVTDIGIDKSNVNYITKNEMRHILAELTIFIEGVPDNFAMIGKVLNVATGLLPLQKNEDGTFGTASYTKEECDIPLRIAVPGATLKTETLRLMPTANGFHTTKLFIQLISPGGVVSNYDIEAPVMKSGGKYKINLEFEEMKPYMYLTSTKIDDWTEEWIYRGEILNPED, encoded by the coding sequence ATGAAAGCAAAAAGAAGATTTAATATTTGGTTATGGGTGCTGTTATGCGTCCCATGCCTGTTGGCAAGTTGCGACCATGATGTTCATGACGGTGAGGATGAGGGAGGCTTGTCGGTATCGCTTACTTGGGCAGATGAATCCGGCCAAGGTACAGAAGTGAAAGACGTGAAGCTCTGGATATTCAATGCCGATGACGGTTCCTTAGTTGAGGAAAAACATGATGGTAGTACTAAGGAGGTGGCAAGCCAACGCTTTGCTTTTCCTGTAGGGCATTATCAGATTCTGGCTGCCACCAACCTTATAGAACCGTTTTTTATCGGTGAGGCTACAAGGGCAACCCTCAACATGAACCAACTCATGTTTGGATTGTCCAATCCAAGTGCCTCTCCCGACCATGCCTATTATGGTGTCACGGACATCGGTATAGACAAATCAAATGTCAACTACATAACAAAAAATGAAATGCGCCATATACTTGCAGAATTGACCATCTTCATTGAAGGAGTTCCTGACAATTTTGCAATGATAGGCAAGGTTCTGAATGTGGCAACCGGACTCCTTCCCCTGCAAAAGAATGAGGATGGAACATTCGGGACGGCAAGCTATACCAAGGAAGAGTGTGATATACCTTTGAGAATCGCAGTGCCTGGCGCAACTTTAAAAACGGAAACATTACGCTTGATGCCGACAGCCAACGGTTTTCATACCACCAAGTTGTTTATCCAACTGATTTCTCCTGGGGGAGTAGTTAGCAACTACGACATCGAAGCTCCTGTCATGAAGTCTGGCGGCAAGTACAAGATAAACTTGGAATTTGAGGAGATGAAACCTTACATGTATCTTACGAGCACGAAGATAGATGATTGGACTGAGGAATGGATTTATCGTGGTGAAATCCTGAATCCTGAAGATTAA
- a CDS encoding DUF4230 domain-containing protein translates to MKRIQIIVLLALILILGGAFYWLTKDNEVSVVQEDKTTLSPTQVESIENIGQWEFLSVSDEELIDTIRRGFWGDDQLVRIYYGTLRLGIDMKDVKKGWLQASQDSIVCTLPPIKLLDHNFIDEAKTKSFFEEGKWTGSDRQAMYERAYQAMKKRCLNRTNIYTAQANAKTQFREMLKAMGFKNVKIEFEK, encoded by the coding sequence ATGAAAAGAATACAAATCATCGTACTATTAGCACTGATCCTTATTCTGGGTGGAGCCTTCTATTGGCTCACCAAAGACAACGAGGTCAGCGTGGTACAGGAAGATAAGACAACCCTCTCACCCACTCAGGTAGAAAGTATCGAGAATATCGGCCAATGGGAATTTCTATCTGTAAGTGATGAAGAACTGATAGATACTATACGCCGTGGCTTTTGGGGTGACGACCAACTGGTACGTATCTATTACGGAACGTTGCGCTTGGGTATCGATATGAAGGATGTAAAAAAAGGATGGCTACAAGCCAGCCAGGACAGCATCGTATGCACTTTACCTCCTATCAAACTACTAGACCATAACTTCATTGACGAAGCGAAGACCAAGAGTTTCTTTGAAGAAGGCAAATGGACAGGCAGCGACAGACAGGCTATGTATGAGCGCGCTTATCAAGCCATGAAGAAACGTTGCTTAAACCGCACCAATATCTATACTGCACAGGCGAATGCCAAAACTCAGTTTAGAGAGATGCTGAAAGCAATGGGATTCAAAAACGTAAAGATAGAATTTGAGAAATAA
- a CDS encoding DUF4230 domain-containing protein: MKKRLIFILSVFFAFVSCSHQQTEKKEQVIDTIPVMVMQIQKCNRLYTAEAHVHKIITHDDQLNLKGSLFKKDFNIHVPGSNRKVAIPMDATLKAYVDFSGFSAKNVNRQGDKIEIILPDPKVMLTSSKINHEGVRQFVSLTRRNYSDAELSQFEQQGRESIIRDIPNLDILEQARQSAANTLIPMLQDMGFAEENIKISFRKKFTFNDLKTLLDKTTIEKNH; this comes from the coding sequence ATGAAAAAGAGGTTAATATTTATCCTTTCTGTATTTTTTGCCTTCGTTTCATGTTCGCATCAGCAAACAGAAAAGAAGGAGCAAGTCATCGACACAATACCTGTGATGGTGATGCAGATACAGAAATGCAATCGCTTATATACAGCAGAAGCTCATGTTCATAAGATTATAACACATGATGACCAGCTCAATCTGAAGGGCTCACTGTTCAAGAAAGACTTTAATATTCATGTTCCCGGCTCAAACCGCAAGGTAGCCATTCCGATGGATGCAACATTAAAAGCTTATGTAGATTTTTCAGGATTCTCTGCTAAGAACGTTAACCGACAAGGTGACAAGATAGAAATTATCTTACCAGACCCAAAAGTGATGCTCACCAGCAGTAAAATCAATCATGAAGGTGTAAGACAATTCGTTTCACTCACCAGAAGAAACTACAGTGATGCAGAACTGTCACAATTCGAACAACAAGGCAGGGAAAGCATCATTCGCGATATACCGAACCTAGATATTCTTGAACAGGCACGCCAAAGTGCAGCAAACACCCTGATTCCGATGTTACAGGACATGGGATTCGCTGAAGAGAATATCAAAATCAGTTTCAGGAAGAAATTCACTTTCAACGATCTGAAGACTCTTCTGGATAAGACAACTATCGAAAAGAATCACTAA
- a CDS encoding DUF4738 domain-containing protein, with translation MKRIDYILIGLLAIFSLTACTEKKKSNIIIAPKPVAKVVNKATQKMSDYEQTREADWVGSHYKVVVKRSSDKELPVLQLDENTKYYDNRISVKVLRSDGSEFFSRTFTKKDFTSYIDKHTQDMGALLGIVYVKAEGDYLYFAASVGSPDVTSDEYVPLVLKISRMGSISISKDEKLDTNASAEEEEEDGV, from the coding sequence ATGAAACGAATTGATTATATATTAATAGGTCTTTTGGCTATTTTTAGCTTGACGGCTTGTACAGAAAAGAAGAAGAGTAATATCATTATTGCTCCTAAACCGGTGGCTAAAGTTGTGAATAAAGCTACTCAGAAAATGAGTGATTATGAGCAGACCAGGGAGGCTGACTGGGTTGGTTCACATTATAAAGTGGTGGTGAAACGTAGTTCTGACAAGGAACTTCCGGTTCTCCAGTTGGACGAAAATACCAAGTATTATGATAACAGAATTTCGGTTAAGGTATTGAGAAGCGATGGCTCAGAATTCTTTAGCCGTACTTTCACAAAGAAAGATTTCACGTCTTATATTGACAAACATACACAGGACATGGGTGCTTTGCTTGGTATTGTGTATGTGAAAGCAGAAGGTGATTATCTTTACTTCGCAGCAAGTGTTGGGTCGCCTGATGTTACCAGTGATGAATATGTACCTCTGGTACTTAAGATTTCCCGAATGGGTAGTATCTCGATATCAAAGGATGAGAAGTTGGATACCAACGCTTCTGCTGAAGAGGAAGAAGAAGATGGGGTATAA